A region from the Lysobacter antibioticus genome encodes:
- a CDS encoding ExbD/TolR family protein, translating to MAFSTGNDNGPMATINVTPLVDVMLVLLIIFMITAPLMTHKVEIKLPEATLTKTEEPPKTPPITLAIQESGSLYWNDEPVTRDQLESRLSVEAQKTPQPQINVRGDRTTKYRVVNDVVTIAQRQGMRKVGFIAIKER from the coding sequence ATGGCCTTCAGTACAGGCAACGACAACGGCCCCATGGCCACCATCAACGTCACGCCCCTCGTGGACGTGATGCTGGTGCTGCTGATCATCTTCATGATCACCGCGCCGCTGATGACCCATAAGGTCGAGATCAAGCTGCCCGAAGCCACGCTCACCAAGACGGAGGAGCCGCCCAAGACTCCGCCGATCACCTTGGCGATCCAGGAGAGCGGTTCGCTGTACTGGAACGATGAGCCGGTCACCCGCGACCAGCTGGAGAGCCGTCTTTCGGTTGAAGCACAAAAGACCCCGCAGCCGCAGATCAACGTCCGCGGCGACCGCACCACGAAGTACCGCGTCGTCAACGACGTGGTGACCATTGCGCAGAGGCAGGGCATGCGCAAAGTCGGCTTCATCGCGATCAAAGAACGTTAA
- a CDS encoding MotA/TolQ/ExbB proton channel family protein, whose amino-acid sequence MLQQTTTAAAGGSNAEALQQMSFSHLLQNFDLVGWIVFITLTLMSVLSVYWIVINFVKNLRLRGSSDRVVSTFWETPNAQDAIRYMEEQSRSEPFSKIALDAAQAAAHHQRHEGSRLVESLNRSEFVDRALRQAVTRESSRLEAGLTVLATVGSTAPFVGLLGTVWGIYHALLRLGASGESSIQAVAGPVGEALIMTAIGLFVAIPAVLAYNFFVRLNRVTNNKFDTFAHDLHDFFATGSRVGELSNKR is encoded by the coding sequence ATGCTGCAGCAAACCACCACCGCCGCCGCCGGAGGCTCCAACGCTGAAGCGCTTCAGCAGATGAGCTTTTCGCATCTGTTGCAGAACTTCGACCTCGTCGGCTGGATCGTGTTCATCACGCTCACGCTGATGTCGGTTCTGTCGGTCTACTGGATCGTCATCAATTTCGTTAAGAATCTGCGCCTGCGCGGCTCTTCCGACCGCGTCGTCAGCACGTTCTGGGAAACCCCGAACGCCCAGGACGCGATCCGCTACATGGAAGAACAGTCGCGCAGCGAACCGTTCTCCAAGATCGCCCTCGACGCCGCCCAGGCCGCCGCTCACCACCAGCGCCACGAAGGTTCGCGTCTGGTCGAGTCGCTGAACCGCTCGGAGTTCGTCGATCGCGCCCTGCGTCAGGCCGTGACCCGCGAGAGCTCGCGTCTGGAAGCCGGTCTGACCGTGCTCGCCACCGTCGGCTCGACCGCTCCGTTCGTCGGTCTGCTCGGTACGGTCTGGGGCATCTACCACGCCCTGCTCCGCCTCGGCGCCAGCGGCGAGTCCTCGATCCAGGCCGTTGCCGGCCCGGTGGGTGAAGCGCTGATCATGACCGCGATCGGTCTGTTCGTCGCGATCCCGGCCGTGCTCGCCTACAACTTCTTCGTGCGTCTGAACCGTGTCACGAACAACAAGTTCGACACCTTCGCCCACGACCTGCACGACTTCTTCGCCACCGGCTCGCGCGTCGGCGAACTGTCGAACAAGCGCTAA
- a CDS encoding energy transducer TonB, with protein MTQDLELQVRKDDNDREGLNWARIAGITCAIAVHAAALLLLLAPMTPPAQQQDEEQVTMVNIIKPPPPPPPPPPPPPEPPKELKQPPKELSPPRPTPTPPPPDQPPVENLDPSPIDPPAPPPAPPAPPTAASDIGSSVDPSSRRLNPPKYPPTEARQGVGGTVVLVISIDAQGNVMDVQVEKSSRNRNLDRAAMDAARKWRFNPEVRNGQPVASRVRVPVDFVPPT; from the coding sequence ATGACGCAAGACCTCGAACTCCAAGTTAGGAAAGATGACAACGACCGCGAAGGGTTGAACTGGGCACGTATTGCCGGTATCACCTGCGCGATCGCTGTGCATGCCGCGGCGCTCCTGTTGTTGCTGGCCCCAATGACGCCACCTGCCCAGCAGCAGGACGAAGAGCAGGTGACGATGGTCAACATCATCAAGCCTCCGCCGCCGCCCCCGCCGCCGCCGCCGCCGCCGCCGGAACCGCCCAAGGAGCTCAAGCAGCCTCCGAAGGAACTGTCCCCGCCGCGACCGACCCCGACTCCCCCGCCGCCGGACCAGCCGCCGGTCGAGAATCTGGACCCGAGTCCGATCGACCCGCCTGCGCCGCCGCCGGCCCCGCCTGCGCCGCCGACGGCCGCCAGCGACATCGGCTCCAGCGTCGATCCGTCCTCGCGTCGCCTGAATCCGCCGAAGTATCCGCCGACCGAAGCCCGTCAGGGCGTAGGCGGTACCGTAGTCCTGGTCATCAGCATCGACGCCCAGGGCAACGTCATGGACGTGCAGGTCGAAAAATCCAGCCGTAATCGCAATCTGGATCGCGCGGCCATGGACGCTGCCCGCAAGTGGCGCTTCAACCCTGAAGTGCGCAACGGTCAACCGGTCGCCAGCCGCGTCCGCGTTCCCGTCGATTTCGTCCCGCCGACCTGA
- a CDS encoding tetratricopeptide repeat protein, translating to MNKQPTRRSTLLAAAIGVTLVFGAVSQVNAQNMAERNAQRRANKESSKGSTTKAENQFPNATRTAPDAKASSKGGAKLQKMMEFYDKEKAAEARAVADEIIANTAFNAYERSFAAQIGAQLAYDGDDSKAAIAYLKQALEFNGLDNNGHFGAMFMMAQLQLQEDQYADSLATADRFLAETKSTKPEHLIVRGNALYRLERYPDAAKAIKEAIDASPEPKVEWQQLLMASYIENNQGADAAKIAEAIAAKTPNDKRAQMNVAAVYSQADMLDKAAVVLEKVRAAGQFTEDKDYRQLYATYLNLDGKEKEAAGVITEGLEKGVLKPDYQAYVALAQSYYFSDQTAKSIDAYKKAAPLAPDGETYLNLARVLWQEDRIPEAKEAAKQAIAKGVKKPDDANKILALKGK from the coding sequence ATGAACAAGCAACCCACCCGCCGTAGCACCCTGCTGGCCGCCGCGATCGGCGTGACGCTGGTCTTCGGCGCAGTCTCCCAGGTCAACGCGCAGAACATGGCCGAGCGCAATGCGCAGCGCCGCGCCAACAAGGAAAGCAGCAAGGGCAGCACCACCAAGGCCGAGAACCAGTTCCCGAACGCGACGCGCACCGCGCCCGACGCGAAGGCTTCGTCGAAGGGCGGCGCCAAGCTGCAGAAGATGATGGAGTTCTACGACAAGGAAAAGGCTGCCGAAGCCCGCGCCGTCGCCGACGAAATCATCGCCAACACCGCGTTCAACGCCTACGAGCGTTCGTTCGCCGCGCAGATCGGCGCCCAACTCGCCTATGACGGCGACGACAGCAAGGCCGCGATCGCCTATCTCAAGCAAGCGCTGGAATTCAACGGCCTCGACAACAACGGCCATTTCGGCGCGATGTTCATGATGGCCCAGCTGCAGCTGCAGGAAGACCAGTACGCCGATTCGCTGGCGACGGCCGATCGCTTCCTGGCCGAAACCAAGAGCACCAAGCCCGAACACCTGATCGTGCGCGGCAACGCCCTGTACCGCCTGGAGCGCTATCCGGACGCCGCCAAGGCGATCAAGGAAGCCATCGACGCCTCGCCCGAGCCGAAGGTCGAATGGCAGCAGTTGCTGATGGCCAGCTACATTGAGAACAATCAGGGTGCCGACGCGGCCAAGATCGCCGAGGCGATCGCCGCCAAGACCCCGAACGACAAGCGCGCCCAGATGAACGTCGCCGCGGTGTATTCGCAGGCCGACATGCTCGACAAGGCCGCCGTCGTGCTGGAAAAGGTTCGCGCCGCCGGTCAGTTCACCGAAGACAAGGACTACCGCCAGCTCTACGCCACCTATCTGAATCTGGATGGCAAGGAGAAGGAAGCGGCCGGCGTGATCACCGAGGGCCTCGAGAAGGGCGTCCTCAAGCCGGACTACCAGGCCTATGTGGCGCTGGCCCAGTCCTACTACTTCTCCGATCAGACTGCGAAGTCGATCGACGCGTACAAGAAAGCGGCTCCTCTCGCACCGGATGGTGAGACGTACCTGAATCTCGCCCGTGTTCTGTGGCAAGAGGATCGCATTCCCGAGGCAAAGGAAGCCGCCAAGCAGGCGATAGCGAAGGGCGTTAAAAAGCCCGACGACGCCAACAAGATTCTCGCGCTGAAAGGCAAGTAA